In Plasmodium falciparum 3D7 genome assembly, chromosome: 6, the genomic window aaattaaaatattcaatttatgatttattatataatttaaaagatatacataatgaaaagcaaacaaaatatattgttcAAGATATTATCGATTCAGCAAGTTTAAGACAACTATATATGTCTATattaatgttatattatttatatccatTACATGTTTGTACAaacaatacatataataatataattcataaatatcctttatttttattacaatatatatacttttttttgaaatatagtcctataatatcatttgaaaaatatcgttctatatataattctttaaataatataaaatttatttattataataatgactattctcaaaaaaaaaaaaaaaaaatgaatcatgaaaaaaatatataccatAAACATGATGATATTAAAAGACCTAACATCTCAACGATTGAATTAAACgtttataatatcatattaaatattttaagaaaaaaaaatatattacaacatTTTAATCTTTCAACAACTTTCaatgtttatatgtattcagtagatatattaataaagtcaaaaaaaaaaaaacaaaaaaaatgataaaaatggatgaatataaaaaaaaaaaaatatatatatatatatatatatatatatatattttccctTTATAGGAgcacaaaaattaaatgtgccatttatttgatttttttgtttatattttatttatttatttatttgtttgtttattttttattcattttttattcattttatatatatatttttatttattattttaaaccTTGggcatataataaatatacatatgttcatatatatatttcttatttcttattttgtcatcacctttttaatatttttcttgtaatttaagaaaaaaaaaaaaaaaaataaaaaaaaaaaaatatatatatatatattataattatacaaatatttttgtatatatatatatatatatattttttattttttatcttttatcttttatcatcacataaatatatttatgtttatatatatattttttttttttttttttttttttctttttttttctttttttttcttatagaGGATGAACACAGAATTGGATTTACAAAACAAAATTggaaatgtaaatataaatttagaaGGGCTAGAAAGAATAAAGAAgagtaatttattatatatttttgatgaTATAAAGAAGAGTAATAATGTAGaagatttattattaagagTTAAAAGTTGTAAtgagaaaataaagaatttaaatatatttgatgaAGATCCTATAGTGAAATTAAagaatgttaataataatgatgatatattagTTGATTTTAGATTTAAGGAAAGaaagaataattatatgatagGTACGAATATAAACAATAGAGGAGAAATTACAGCTGATTTTGAAATCAATattccatatatttttaaaactaTAAATAGTATAGAATTCAAAGCTAATGTTAGTAGTTTTTATACTAATAATTTATCGTTTAGATTTATATgtccatatttatataaattaaaaaatttcaaaTTAATTATTGAAACAAATTTAAgtagtataaataatataaaatgtagttcctatattataaaaacaaactctttaaaaacatatttattacaaaataacCATTCATTTATATGGGAAATCGATTTTAATAGAATATTACATAGAATAAATCCAAATTTTATACCTTcagataatattttaaaattatgtgataaatatataaaaaatactatcaaatataattataaaatagataaattaaattatttaaatacaaATGAACAGGAtccaaatattatttattatacacCTTATCCTGTTTCaggatattattatgaaatagAAAATGAAATGTCTTTACCTTTTTGTGAAGCtaacttttttaaaaatcattttaatgttttctgtgtaaaaaaaattttcaacaatttatttacatatattaatattagtaATGGAATcaaatatgattataatcaACACAAACCATACACac contains:
- a CDS encoding sorting assembly machinery 50 kDa subunit, putative, with the protein product MNTELDLQNKIGNVNINLEGLERIKKSNLLYIFDDIKKSNNVEDLLLRVKSCNEKIKNLNIFDEDPIVKLKNVNNNDDILVDFRFKERKNNYMIGTNINNRGEITADFEINIPYIFKTINSIEFKANVSSFYTNNLSFRFICPYLYKLKNFKLIIETNLSSINNIKCSSYIIKTNSLKTYLLQNNHSFIWEIDFNRILHRINPNFIPSDNILKLCDKYIKNTIKYNYKIDKLNYLNTNEQDPNIIYYTPYPVSGYYYEIENEMSLPFCEANFFKNHFNVFCVKKIFNNLFTYINISNGIKYDYNQHKPYTLNNFNFTGSIGSSLVLRGFEYNSIGQPEHCYKFHKNKNDYKITYNYLGANFFTNIQLIFKYILNIQNMNPMVFFYIHLGRLSNHFYSSINQLIKDTRISTGIGIMAYIQKNISLELFFNYPILYHITDKTKFFQVGLNFKGIL